From the Aquitalea magnusonii genome, one window contains:
- a CDS encoding AraC family transcriptional regulator — MNQPPTPDSQGFLPATHQVVLRYHQAWKQRRLEDILALYHPDIAYHDFLQNRVFRLAELHDYVRSSLPQGEAERLEHCDRIRVDGDTAFIQYQLVLRGGLASFHSSEAITVRDGLIWRVREYATLQHGTAQGQPASSSASPLQKLGLSARQLGRMAEDLHSYFRQQQPYLQADCTLAAVAAATGYSRNQLSYLLNQVLGQSFYRYVNQARLQHLLASLPAADSMARIDQLAFAAGFNSLSVFYRCFRQHTGMSPAAWLRVSPRGSAATTGQGSAD, encoded by the coding sequence ATGAACCAGCCACCAACACCGGACAGCCAGGGTTTTCTGCCCGCCACCCACCAGGTGGTGCTGCGCTACCACCAGGCGTGGAAACAGCGTCGGCTGGAGGACATCCTGGCGCTGTACCACCCGGACATCGCCTATCACGATTTCCTGCAAAACCGGGTGTTCCGGCTGGCCGAGCTGCATGACTATGTGCGGTCCTCCCTGCCGCAGGGCGAGGCGGAGCGGCTGGAGCACTGCGACCGCATCCGCGTGGATGGCGATACCGCCTTCATCCAGTACCAGTTGGTGTTGCGTGGCGGGCTGGCTTCCTTTCACAGCAGCGAAGCCATCACCGTGCGTGACGGGCTGATCTGGCGCGTACGCGAATATGCCACCTTGCAGCACGGCACGGCGCAGGGCCAGCCTGCCAGCAGCAGTGCCAGCCCGCTGCAAAAGCTGGGCCTGTCTGCGCGGCAACTGGGGCGCATGGCGGAAGACCTGCACAGCTACTTCCGGCAGCAGCAGCCTTATTTGCAGGCCGATTGCACGCTGGCCGCGGTGGCGGCAGCCACCGGCTACAGCCGCAACCAGTTGTCCTATCTGCTCAACCAGGTGCTGGGGCAAAGCTTTTACCGCTATGTCAACCAGGCCCGGCTGCAACATCTGCTGGCCAGCCTGCCCGCCGCAGACAGCATGGCACGTATCGACCAACTGGCGTTTGCCGCCGGTTTCAATTCGCTGTCGGTGTTTTACCGCTGCTTCCGCCAGCACACCGGAATGTCGCCCGCTGCCTGGCTGCGGGTTTCTCCGCGCGGGTCCGCAGCGACGACAGGCCAGGGCAGTGCCGACTAA
- a CDS encoding cupin domain-containing protein produces the protein MSITHLPQSGSISLSAAMPVAQPLGTPHAATRVHAVERPDGVETGVWECSPGRWRRQIMQAEFCHFIQGRCRFIPDAGEAIDIAAGDAVYFPANSRGVWEVTETVRKSYVLLP, from the coding sequence ATGTCCATCACCCATCTGCCGCAAAGCGGCAGCATATCCTTGTCCGCCGCCATGCCGGTGGCCCAGCCGCTGGGTACGCCGCATGCCGCCACCCGTGTGCATGCCGTGGAGCGCCCGGATGGCGTGGAAACCGGCGTCTGGGAGTGCAGCCCTGGCCGCTGGCGACGCCAGATCATGCAGGCCGAGTTCTGCCATTTCATCCAGGGGCGTTGCCGTTTCATTCCGGATGCCGGTGAGGCCATCGACATTGCTGCCGGCGATGCCGTGTATTTCCCGGCCAATAGCCGCGGGGTATGGGAAGTGACCGAAACCGTGCGCAAAAGCTATGTGCTGCTGCCCTGA
- a CDS encoding ABC transporter transmembrane domain-containing protein, whose translation MSSATPARPLLQRISPLLGLLPFLRTYRRRAWLALLALTVAAVSTLVLPMAFRVLIDQGFSSRNAGHINQYFLMLFGVAVVLALATAGRFYLVSWLGERVTADVRSAVYRHVISMSPQYFETTQTGEVLSRLTTDTTLVQTVIGTSLSMGLRNVLLMLGGLVMLAMTSPSLTGYILVTLLLVVLPIVLFGRRVRALSKSSQDRIADSSAMAGEVLNAIPTVQAFNQQAAEASRFVGSVELSFATALARIRARSLLTVAVIMLIFGAIVFVLWLGAQQVLAGQMSGGLLAQFILYAVVTAGAIGAVAEVWGDVQRAAGATERLMELLQLASPVTEPAQPHALPTAGRLRLQQVSFAYPSRPEQPSLSQIDLELAPGEHVALVGPSGAGKSTLFQLLLRFYDPQQGQISLGGIDIRQLALADLRQHIGVVLQDSVIFGSSALENIRYGRPDASDEEVYAAARAAAAHDFIQALPQGYATYLGERGVRLSGGQRQRIAIARAILKNPPILLLDEATSALDAESEQLVQEALERAAANRTTLVIAHRLATVKEADRIVVLEGGRIVAQGRHEELLHSSPLYARLAALQFAAGSAGA comes from the coding sequence ATGTCCTCTGCTACGCCTGCCCGCCCCTTGTTGCAACGTATCAGCCCCTTGCTGGGGCTGTTGCCCTTTCTGCGTACTTATCGCCGTCGTGCCTGGCTGGCCCTGCTGGCGCTCACCGTGGCCGCCGTCTCCACGCTGGTGTTGCCCATGGCCTTCCGCGTGCTGATCGACCAGGGTTTTTCCAGCCGTAATGCCGGTCATATCAACCAGTACTTCCTCATGCTGTTTGGTGTGGCGGTGGTGCTGGCTCTGGCCACCGCCGGGCGCTTTTATCTGGTGTCCTGGCTGGGCGAGCGGGTGACGGCGGACGTGCGCAGCGCGGTGTATCGCCACGTCATCAGCATGAGCCCGCAGTATTTCGAAACCACCCAGACCGGCGAAGTGCTGTCGCGCCTCACCACCGATACCACGCTGGTGCAGACGGTGATCGGCACCAGCCTGTCCATGGGCCTGCGCAATGTGTTGCTGATGCTGGGCGGGCTGGTGATGCTGGCCATGACCAGTCCCAGCCTCACCGGCTACATTCTGGTGACGCTGTTGCTGGTGGTGCTGCCCATCGTGCTGTTTGGCCGCCGCGTGCGGGCGCTGTCCAAGTCCAGTCAGGACCGCATTGCCGATTCCAGCGCCATGGCTGGGGAGGTGCTCAACGCCATTCCCACCGTGCAGGCTTTCAACCAGCAGGCGGCGGAAGCCAGCCGCTTTGTCGGCTCGGTGGAGCTGAGTTTTGCCACCGCGCTGGCGCGCATCCGCGCCCGTTCGCTGCTGACGGTGGCGGTGATCATGCTGATCTTCGGTGCCATCGTGTTCGTGTTGTGGCTGGGTGCGCAGCAAGTGCTGGCCGGGCAGATGAGCGGCGGCCTGCTGGCGCAGTTCATCCTGTACGCAGTGGTGACGGCCGGGGCGATTGGCGCGGTGGCCGAGGTATGGGGCGATGTGCAGCGCGCCGCCGGGGCTACCGAGCGGCTGATGGAGCTGCTGCAACTGGCCTCGCCAGTGACCGAACCCGCCCAGCCGCATGCCTTGCCGACGGCAGGGCGGCTGCGCTTGCAGCAGGTGAGCTTTGCCTACCCCTCACGGCCGGAGCAGCCCTCGCTCAGCCAGATTGATCTGGAACTGGCTCCCGGCGAGCACGTGGCGCTGGTGGGGCCGTCCGGTGCGGGCAAGTCCACGCTGTTCCAGCTCTTGCTGCGTTTTTACGACCCGCAACAGGGGCAGATTTCCCTGGGCGGCATCGACATCCGCCAACTGGCGCTGGCCGATTTGCGCCAGCACATTGGCGTGGTGCTGCAGGATTCGGTGATTTTTGGCAGCAGCGCGCTGGAGAACATCCGCTATGGCAGGCCGGATGCCAGCGATGAGGAAGTCTACGCGGCGGCTCGTGCTGCGGCCGCGCATGACTTCATCCAGGCCCTGCCGCAAGGCTATGCCACTTATCTGGGCGAGCGCGGCGTGCGCTTGTCTGGCGGTCAGCGCCAGCGCATTGCCATTGCCCGCGCCATCCTGAAAAACCCGCCCATCCTGCTGCTGGACGAAGCCACCAGCGCGCTGGATGCCGAATCGGAACAACTGGTGCAAGAGGCGCTGGAGCGTGCTGCCGCCAATCGCACCACGCTGGTGATTGCCCACCGGCTGGCCACGGTGAAGGAAGCCGACCGCATCGTGGTGCTGGAAGGCGGGCGCATCGTGGCACAGGGGCGGCATGAGGAACTGCTGCACAGCTCGCCCTTGTATGCGCGGCTGGCGGCCTTGCAGTTTGCTGCCGGCTCAGCCGGCGCGTGA
- a CDS encoding LysR family transcriptional regulator: MLDASILAHLRCFDVAARLLSFTAAAGQLHLTQSAVSQQIRQLEQRLGYPLFVRQHRRLQLTAQGQTLYRTVSTALQDIDTTLQQLAEQDSVLQISCAPSFALDWLMPRLSAFQQQYPAIQVRLRAEFQRMRRQDMLAAGVAICIRYDPDEMADLPGIPLLDEVLLPVASPDWLAAHPDPCRPGMSLTRLHDSAAWDGAPPFAEWDCWQQGAAEAFRFAPAPWQEREYNLASLSLAAACQGQGVAMARAAQVLELLQQGRVQQVLPATVAAPARYVLRCLQPEDRRVQLFSQWLQQACQQFVRQRRQRLGV; encoded by the coding sequence ATGCTGGATGCTTCCATCCTGGCCCACCTGCGTTGCTTTGACGTGGCGGCCCGCCTGCTCAGCTTCACCGCCGCCGCCGGGCAGCTGCACCTGACCCAGAGCGCGGTCAGCCAGCAAATCCGCCAGTTGGAACAGCGGCTGGGCTACCCGCTGTTTGTGCGTCAGCACCGCCGCCTGCAACTCACCGCCCAGGGCCAGACGCTGTACCGCACCGTCAGCACCGCCTTGCAAGACATCGACACCACCTTGCAGCAACTGGCGGAGCAGGACAGCGTGCTGCAGATCAGTTGTGCGCCGTCCTTTGCGCTGGACTGGCTGATGCCGCGCCTGAGCGCCTTCCAGCAGCAATACCCGGCTATTCAGGTTAGGCTGCGCGCCGAATTCCAGCGCATGCGCCGGCAGGACATGCTGGCGGCGGGCGTGGCCATCTGCATCCGCTACGACCCGGACGAGATGGCCGATCTGCCCGGTATTCCCCTGCTGGATGAAGTGCTGCTGCCGGTGGCCAGCCCGGACTGGTTGGCCGCCCATCCCGATCCGTGCCGTCCCGGCATGTCTCTGACGCGCCTGCATGACAGCGCCGCCTGGGACGGTGCGCCGCCATTTGCCGAATGGGACTGCTGGCAGCAAGGCGCGGCAGAGGCGTTCCGCTTTGCCCCCGCGCCGTGGCAGGAGCGGGAATACAATCTGGCCAGCCTGTCGCTGGCGGCGGCCTGTCAGGGGCAGGGTGTGGCCATGGCGCGCGCCGCCCAGGTGCTGGAACTGCTGCAGCAAGGCCGCGTGCAACAGGTACTCCCTGCCACGGTGGCCGCCCCGGCGCGTTATGTGTTGCGCTGCCTGCAGCCGGAAGACCGCCGGGTACAGTTGTTCAGCCAGTGGCTGCAACAGGCCTGCCAGCAGTTTGTGCGCCAGCGCCGGCAACGGCTGGGGGTGTGA
- a CDS encoding NAD(P)/FAD-dependent oxidoreductase: protein MAATQHISLWMEQLGDSLMPRAALPGDIEADVAIVGAGFTGLWTAYYLKQQAPDLHIVVLEAQIAGFGASGRNGGWLIGEVLGEDRLLAALDPAARAQSRALLHDIPDEVGRVIAREGIHCHYRKGGVLYCAARYPEQEVRLRQQLAAWRAHGHGEEDYRWLEVAELNQQLRLATPYGAVYSPHVATIQPARLVRGLAACVERLGVQIYEQSRVTHWQPGVLHTAQGRVQAHWLVPAIEGYASTLPPFGRYQLPVQSLIIATEPLSDALWEEIGLRHGQAFSENSRQVSYGQRSRDNRLVFGARGGYRFGGKLRQDFTLTADEIALRRQLMVELFPMLDKVRISHGWGGNLGAARRFQPHMVCDAGVGLAWAGGYGGEGVGASNLAGRTLADLMLGKDTLLTGQPWVKTVASLGRWEPEPLRWLGYNAIIKSFTWEDQTLNKPHSPRWQRRLAQDVAGFMEGLMQ, encoded by the coding sequence ATGGCCGCAACACAACACATCAGCCTGTGGATGGAACAACTGGGCGACAGCCTGATGCCGCGTGCGGCGCTGCCGGGCGATATCGAGGCCGATGTAGCTATTGTCGGTGCCGGCTTCACCGGGCTGTGGACCGCCTATTACCTGAAGCAGCAGGCCCCGGATCTGCACATCGTGGTGCTGGAAGCCCAGATTGCCGGCTTTGGCGCCTCCGGCCGCAATGGCGGCTGGCTGATTGGCGAAGTGCTGGGCGAGGACCGTCTGCTGGCCGCGCTCGACCCGGCGGCACGGGCGCAAAGCCGTGCCTTGCTGCACGATATTCCCGATGAAGTAGGCCGCGTCATCGCCCGTGAAGGCATTCATTGCCATTACCGCAAGGGTGGGGTGCTGTATTGCGCTGCCCGTTATCCCGAGCAGGAAGTGCGCCTGCGTCAGCAATTGGCCGCCTGGCGTGCCCATGGCCATGGCGAAGAGGACTACCGCTGGCTGGAGGTGGCCGAGCTGAACCAGCAACTGCGGCTGGCCACGCCGTATGGCGCGGTGTATTCGCCGCATGTGGCCACCATTCAGCCCGCGCGGCTGGTGCGCGGGCTGGCCGCCTGTGTGGAGCGGCTGGGCGTGCAGATTTACGAACAATCCCGCGTCACCCACTGGCAGCCCGGCGTGCTGCACACTGCGCAAGGCCGGGTACAGGCGCACTGGCTGGTCCCCGCCATCGAAGGCTATGCCAGCACCCTGCCACCGTTTGGGCGTTATCAGTTGCCGGTACAAAGCCTGATCATTGCCACCGAGCCCTTGTCCGACGCGCTGTGGGAGGAAATCGGCCTGCGTCACGGCCAGGCCTTCAGCGAAAACAGCCGCCAGGTCAGCTATGGCCAGCGCAGCCGCGACAACCGGCTGGTATTCGGTGCCCGTGGCGGTTACCGCTTTGGCGGCAAGCTGCGCCAGGACTTCACCCTGACAGCAGACGAAATCGCGCTGCGCCGCCAGTTGATGGTGGAGCTGTTTCCCATGCTGGACAAGGTGCGTATCAGCCACGGCTGGGGTGGCAATCTGGGCGCGGCGCGGCGCTTTCAGCCGCATATGGTGTGCGATGCCGGCGTAGGGCTGGCCTGGGCCGGTGGCTATGGCGGCGAGGGCGTGGGCGCCAGCAATCTGGCAGGCCGTACGCTGGCCGACCTGATGCTGGGCAAGGACACCTTGCTGACCGGCCAGCCCTGGGTAAAAACCGTGGCCAGCCTGGGCCGCTGGGAGCCGGAGCCGCTGCGCTGGCTGGGCTACAACGCCATCATCAAGAGTTTTACCTGGGAAGACCAAACGCTGAACAAGCCGCACAGCCCGCGCTGGCAGCGCCGGCTGGCCCAGGATGTGGCCGGTTTCATGGAAGGGCTGATGCAGTAA
- a CDS encoding MarC family protein: MIALLDDFNTVLHAAFVGFITLFPVVDPIGTAFIVNPYFRHLPLAERKQAIRKIAWYAMLTVIAALFTGRWILMLFGLSIPVVKLAGGIMICKMGWTSLSSTASNQDKPANSAESAAVDAGQRSSVENDLFYPLSFPLTVGPGTISVVLTLSAHSYNESYVRSALSTSGLIIGMAAMSVLIYLCYLNAGQLVARLGAASENMINRFMAFLIFAVGLQIAWGGLHALIAPAA; encoded by the coding sequence ATGATTGCCTTGCTGGATGATTTCAATACCGTACTGCATGCTGCTTTTGTCGGTTTCATCACCTTGTTTCCGGTGGTGGACCCGATTGGCACCGCCTTCATCGTCAACCCTTATTTCCGCCATCTGCCGCTGGCTGAGCGCAAGCAGGCCATCCGCAAGATTGCCTGGTACGCCATGCTGACGGTGATTGCCGCCTTGTTCACGGGGCGCTGGATCCTGATGCTGTTCGGCCTGTCCATTCCGGTGGTGAAGCTGGCCGGCGGCATCATGATTTGCAAGATGGGCTGGACATCGCTCAGCAGCACGGCAAGTAATCAGGACAAGCCGGCCAATAGCGCGGAATCGGCAGCGGTGGATGCCGGACAGCGCAGCAGTGTGGAGAATGACCTGTTCTACCCGCTGTCCTTTCCCCTCACCGTGGGGCCGGGCACCATCTCGGTGGTGCTCACCCTCAGCGCACACAGTTACAACGAAAGCTATGTCCGCTCGGCGCTGAGTACCAGCGGGCTGATCATCGGCATGGCCGCCATGAGCGTGCTGATATACCTGTGCTATCTGAATGCCGGGCAACTGGTGGCGCGGCTGGGCGCGGCATCGGAAAACATGATCAACCGCTTCATGGCCTTCCTGATTTTTGCCGTCGGCCTGCAAATTGCCTGGGGCGGGCTGCATGCGCTGATAGCCCCTGCGGCCTGA
- a CDS encoding 3'-5' exonuclease → MSLTRQIPREEIKTMPLFPALTPEQVCMLDSPEALAAAMPALLAAPVLGFDTESKPTFRKGEESDGPHLIQLADSQCAWLVPVVKGVLPEEIKALLADPARPLVGFDLVSDRALLKSRLGVECGGLIDLGNLLPSDDARITVGAVQAVARLFGAYFRKSKKLSTTNWSRLPLSPAQQAYAGNDAWVALRVYQELQARGLLRETTA, encoded by the coding sequence ATGTCCCTTACCCGGCAAATCCCCCGCGAAGAAATCAAGACCATGCCGCTGTTTCCGGCGCTGACCCCGGAGCAGGTATGCATGCTGGACAGCCCGGAAGCCCTGGCCGCTGCCATGCCTGCGCTGCTGGCAGCCCCGGTGCTGGGTTTTGATACCGAATCCAAACCTACCTTCCGCAAGGGCGAGGAGTCGGACGGCCCGCACCTGATCCAGTTGGCCGACAGCCAGTGCGCCTGGCTGGTGCCGGTGGTGAAGGGCGTGCTGCCGGAGGAAATCAAAGCCTTGCTGGCCGATCCGGCCCGCCCGCTGGTGGGTTTCGATCTGGTATCCGACCGGGCGCTGCTGAAAAGCCGCTTGGGCGTGGAATGCGGCGGGCTGATCGACCTGGGTAATCTGCTGCCCTCGGACGATGCCCGCATCACCGTGGGCGCGGTGCAGGCGGTGGCGCGGCTGTTTGGCGCTTACTTTCGCAAGTCGAAAAAGCTGTCCACCACCAACTGGTCACGCCTGCCCTTGAGCCCGGCCCAGCAAGCCTATGCCGGTAACGATGCCTGGGTGGCGCTGCGCGTGTATCAGGAACTGCAAGCCCGTGGCCTGTTGCGGGAAACCACGGCATGA
- a CDS encoding LysR substrate-binding domain-containing protein encodes MAAWQGVSEFVSVAELGSFTRAARALDLSVAQVSREVTRLEQRLHVQLLYRTTRQLTLTESGQLYLQHCRQLLDGLDEAERALSLHQAVPQGRLKLTAPVAYGESHIAPLITDFLQQYPALEIQLNLSNQVLDLVAEGYDLAIRLGHLSESSLVARRLASRRQHVCAAPAYLQRHGLPNSLSELEQHNCLLGSNDFWHLQEGGKRRLLRVKGSLRCNSGHALTHAALQGVGIVQLPDYYVARHLHSGALVELLTAYREPDEGIWALYPHKRQLSPKVRMLVDHLAERLPGFKPPQA; translated from the coding sequence ATGGCGGCATGGCAAGGGGTAAGCGAATTCGTCAGCGTGGCCGAACTGGGCAGCTTTACCCGTGCGGCACGGGCGCTGGATCTGTCGGTGGCGCAGGTCAGCCGCGAAGTCACCCGGCTGGAACAGCGCCTGCATGTGCAATTGCTGTACCGCACCACCCGGCAGTTGACGCTGACCGAAAGCGGCCAGCTATACCTGCAGCATTGCCGCCAGTTGCTGGACGGGCTGGACGAAGCCGAACGCGCACTGTCGCTGCATCAGGCCGTACCGCAAGGCAGGCTCAAGCTCACCGCGCCGGTGGCCTATGGTGAAAGCCATATCGCCCCGCTGATTACCGACTTTCTGCAGCAATACCCGGCGCTGGAGATTCAGCTCAACCTCAGCAACCAGGTGCTGGACCTGGTGGCCGAAGGCTATGACCTAGCCATCCGGCTTGGGCATCTGAGCGAATCCAGCCTGGTGGCGCGGCGACTTGCCAGCCGCCGCCAGCATGTGTGTGCCGCCCCGGCTTATCTGCAACGTCACGGCCTGCCCAACAGCCTGTCCGAACTGGAGCAGCACAACTGCCTGCTGGGCAGCAACGACTTCTGGCATTTACAGGAAGGCGGCAAACGCCGCCTGCTGCGGGTGAAGGGCAGCCTGCGCTGCAATAGCGGCCACGCGCTGACCCATGCCGCGCTGCAAGGGGTGGGCATCGTCCAGTTGCCGGATTACTACGTGGCGCGTCATCTGCACAGCGGCGCGCTGGTGGAGTTGCTGACCGCCTATCGCGAACCGGACGAAGGCATCTGGGCGCTGTATCCGCACAAGCGTCAGCTCTCGCCCAAGGTGCGCATGCTGGTGGACCATCTGGCCGAGCGCCTGCCCGGCTTCAAGCCGCCTCAAGCCTGA
- a CDS encoding Crp/Fnr family transcriptional regulator, whose protein sequence is MNDWTRDFAILDALDEASRAQLLAHCHALSAPAGTVLFREGSPCQAYLFLLQGQIRVQKVGENGREITLYRVESGQTCIVTTACLMSGNDYDAEGVAETAIHAQALPIPAFRQLLADSASFRDFVFRAYGSRIADLLLLIEEVSFGRIDQRLAACLLQRAGGQSALAMTHQELAAELGSAREVISRQLKDFERRGWIRLGRGQLQLLDAAALQQLTGK, encoded by the coding sequence ATGAACGACTGGACGCGCGACTTTGCCATTCTGGACGCGCTGGACGAGGCCAGCCGCGCCCAGTTGCTGGCCCACTGTCATGCCCTGAGCGCCCCGGCCGGCACGGTGCTGTTTCGCGAAGGCAGCCCCTGCCAGGCCTATCTGTTTTTGCTGCAAGGGCAGATCCGGGTACAGAAAGTGGGCGAAAACGGCCGCGAAATCACCCTGTACCGGGTGGAAAGCGGGCAAACCTGCATTGTCACCACCGCCTGCCTGATGAGCGGTAACGACTACGATGCCGAAGGGGTGGCCGAAACCGCCATCCACGCCCAGGCGCTGCCGATTCCGGCATTTCGCCAATTGCTGGCCGACTCCGCCAGCTTCCGCGACTTCGTGTTCCGCGCCTATGGCAGCCGCATTGCCGATTTGCTGTTACTGATCGAGGAAGTCAGCTTTGGCCGCATCGACCAGCGTCTGGCCGCCTGCCTGTTGCAACGCGCTGGCGGCCAGAGTGCCTTGGCCATGACCCATCAGGAACTGGCGGCAGAGCTGGGCAGCGCGCGCGAGGTGATCAGCCGTCAGCTCAAGGACTTCGAGCGCCGTGGCTGGATCCGCCTTGGCCGTGGCCAGTTGCAATTGCTGGATGCTGCTGCCTTGCAGCAGCTGACTGGTAAGTAG
- a CDS encoding YgaP family membrane protein, translated as MSPNVGGIDRILRIVIGIALIIATVAGLLPVWGWIGVVPLATGLIGWCPAYLPFGIKTCKLK; from the coding sequence ATGTCCCCGAATGTAGGCGGTATCGACCGCATCCTGCGCATCGTGATTGGTATTGCCCTGATCATTGCCACCGTGGCCGGCCTGCTGCCGGTGTGGGGCTGGATCGGCGTGGTGCCGCTGGCCACCGGGCTGATTGGCTGGTGTCCGGCCTATCTGCCGTTTGGCATCAAGACCTGCAAGCTGAAGTAA
- a CDS encoding D-serine ammonia-lyase, which yields MPATLPVSLLAALQSKQALLWLNPCLGSALPASAPTAEQVHEAAARLQRCAGLLAMLFPELAATQGQIESALHDASALYALPEYRGVQGQCWLKGDHALPVAGSIKARGGFHEVLAHAEALALQHGVLQPEDDRRLLAGAAARSLFASHRVVVGSTGNLGLSIGIMAAALGFQAVVHMSVEAKEWKKARLRQRGVTVVEHAGDYAAAVAAGRATAEADPNSYFVDDEHSLPLLLGYAAAAAALAAQLAAQGAVVDAAHPLFVYLPCGVGGAPGGITFGLKLLFGPHVHCFFAEPVASPCMLVQLASGSDAPLSVYDIGLDNRTEADGLAVGLASPLVAPLMRAELSGVFTVGDDDLFRLRLQVEDHCQLALEPSAAAAVRGPDWLCNSTAGQAYLAAHGLQQQLADAHHVVWTTGGALVPPEEHQRFRQRGLSRAG from the coding sequence ATGCCTGCCACCCTGCCGGTCAGCCTATTAGCCGCCCTACAGTCAAAACAAGCCCTGCTGTGGCTGAACCCCTGCTTGGGCAGCGCCCTGCCTGCCAGCGCCCCCACGGCGGAACAAGTCCACGAGGCCGCAGCGCGGCTGCAACGCTGTGCCGGCCTGCTGGCCATGCTGTTTCCCGAACTGGCCGCCACGCAGGGGCAGATCGAATCCGCCTTGCACGATGCCAGCGCGCTGTACGCCCTGCCGGAATACCGTGGCGTGCAGGGGCAGTGCTGGCTGAAGGGCGATCATGCGCTGCCGGTGGCCGGTTCCATCAAGGCGCGTGGCGGTTTTCACGAGGTGCTGGCCCATGCCGAAGCGCTGGCCTTGCAGCACGGTGTGTTGCAACCGGAAGACGACCGCCGCCTGCTGGCAGGCGCGGCGGCACGCAGCTTGTTTGCCAGCCACCGGGTGGTGGTGGGCAGCACCGGCAATCTGGGCCTGAGCATTGGCATCATGGCGGCGGCGCTGGGTTTTCAGGCCGTGGTGCATATGTCGGTGGAGGCCAAGGAATGGAAAAAGGCGCGGCTGCGCCAGCGTGGGGTGACCGTGGTGGAACATGCCGGTGACTACGCCGCCGCCGTGGCGGCGGGCCGCGCCACGGCCGAAGCCGACCCCAACAGTTATTTTGTTGATGACGAACACTCGCTGCCGCTGCTGCTGGGTTATGCCGCCGCCGCGGCTGCGCTAGCCGCACAACTGGCAGCGCAGGGCGCAGTGGTGGATGCGGCCCACCCCTTGTTTGTCTACCTGCCTTGCGGGGTGGGTGGCGCACCGGGCGGCATTACCTTTGGCCTGAAGCTGTTGTTCGGCCCGCATGTGCATTGTTTTTTTGCCGAGCCGGTGGCTTCGCCCTGCATGCTGGTGCAACTGGCCAGCGGCAGCGATGCGCCGCTATCGGTATACGACATCGGGCTGGACAACCGCACCGAGGCCGATGGTCTGGCGGTAGGCCTGGCTTCGCCCTTGGTGGCCCCCCTGATGCGGGCCGAATTGAGCGGGGTGTTTACCGTTGGCGATGACGATCTGTTCCGCCTGCGCTTGCAGGTGGAAGACCACTGCCAACTGGCGCTGGAGCCATCCGCTGCAGCGGCGGTGCGTGGCCCCGACTGGCTATGCAATAGCACAGCCGGGCAGGCTTATCTGGCAGCGCACGGCCTGCAACAGCAGTTGGCGGATGCCCATCATGTGGTGTGGACCACAGGCGGTGCGCTGGTTCCGCCAGAGGAACACCAGCGCTTCCGCCAGCGTGGCCTGTCACGCGCCGGCTGA